The following proteins are co-located in the Leptospira hartskeerlii genome:
- a CDS encoding RNA recognition motif domain-containing protein encodes MSSKLFVGGLSWSTTDQTLRQVFEAHGAIQEANIVVDRETGRSRGFGFVTFADQESAKAAISELNGKEVDGRNITVSIAEERSRSDRNRNNDRKFQRDRW; translated from the coding sequence ATGTCATCTAAATTGTTTGTAGGCGGACTTAGTTGGTCAACAACTGATCAAACCTTACGTCAAGTATTTGAAGCTCATGGCGCTATTCAAGAAGCCAATATCGTAGTTGATCGCGAAACAGGAAGATCTAGAGGCTTCGGCTTTGTCACTTTTGCTGATCAAGAATCCGCAAAGGCAGCTATTTCAGAACTTAATGGTAAAGAAGTAGATGGACGAAACATCACAGTTTCGATTGCCGAAGAAAGATCAAGATCTGACCGTAATCGAAATAACGATAGGAAGTTTCAACGCGATCGTTGGTAG
- a CDS encoding CPBP family intramembrane glutamic endopeptidase, producing the protein MKDYIKSLFLFFFLSYFISWVIWLPLYLPKFGINSLPIFPFHHAFGAIGPASAAFIVSKIDQGTLGIKNLFSKMFRWEFDLIWYIVALFSPFILLALSVLARYFISSEIKLAGIGVSREFPNFNFALFFFYNVITFGFGEEIGWRGYALPKLQKHFQAFTSTMILTLGWAVWHIPLFFYRPGYIEMGFFGIIGWVMSLFTGAILLTWLFNSTRGSILIVAIFHGTIDIVFTSNSIDTIIMNITGFLLVVFAICILLFNDLKNLSQVDRQTD; encoded by the coding sequence ATGAAAGATTATATTAAGTCATTATTCTTGTTCTTTTTCTTAAGTTATTTTATCTCTTGGGTGATCTGGCTACCTTTATATTTACCAAAATTTGGAATCAATTCTTTACCCATCTTTCCTTTTCATCATGCATTTGGTGCAATTGGACCGGCTTCTGCGGCATTTATTGTTAGTAAAATTGATCAAGGAACTTTAGGTATAAAAAATTTGTTTTCAAAAATGTTCAGATGGGAATTCGATCTCATCTGGTATATTGTCGCTCTATTCAGCCCATTTATTCTTCTTGCACTGTCTGTTCTTGCGAGATATTTCATATCATCCGAGATAAAATTGGCAGGGATTGGCGTAAGTAGAGAGTTCCCAAATTTTAACTTCGCTTTATTCTTTTTTTATAATGTTATTACATTTGGTTTCGGAGAAGAGATCGGTTGGAGGGGGTATGCTTTGCCGAAATTACAGAAACATTTCCAAGCATTTACTTCAACTATGATTTTGACCTTGGGCTGGGCTGTTTGGCATATTCCTCTTTTTTTCTATCGTCCTGGTTATATTGAGATGGGATTCTTCGGCATTATTGGTTGGGTAATGTCTTTGTTTACCGGAGCAATTCTTTTGACGTGGCTTTTTAATTCTACGCGTGGAAGTATACTCATTGTCGCTATATTTCATGGTACAATAGACATTGTCTTTACTTCTAACTCTATCGACACAATCATTATGAATATTACCGGTTTCCTTCTGGTTGTATTTGCTATTTGTATCCTTCTGTTTAATGACTTGAAAAATCTGTCTCAAGTGGATCGCCAAACAGATTAA
- a CDS encoding serine hydrolase domain-containing protein, whose translation MRFISVLLIAVLTTSCTIKMNNEILKKDERIKDYLTKKNRSGDYPGIQYIVTSSNSILYNFNIGLADIKEKRPISESTTMMIYSMTKTFTAAAVLKLVDENKLSIDDSVEKYLPEIPYGNQLTIRHLLCQTSGIPNPIPLKWAHLVEEDSSYNEDATLKLILAKYPKLDFAPGKKYSYSNISYWILGKIIEVVSGMSYKEYMKSQIFAKLDLPKNDVDFVISLESNHAKGYLKRISFMNLLKIFVMDAKYFGDYEDSWLHIKNHYLNGSAFGGIVSSAQSVSVFLQDQLKTDSVLFSKKTKELFYEQQKDNDGKLIEMALGWHIGIIDSNKFYYKEGGGGGFHGEMRIYPSKGIATVVIANNTEFNARAFLDVVDREVFEK comes from the coding sequence ATGCGATTTATTTCAGTATTATTAATCGCGGTATTAACTACTAGCTGCACAATTAAGATGAATAATGAAATATTAAAGAAAGATGAACGAATAAAAGACTATCTTACAAAGAAAAACAGGTCAGGCGATTATCCGGGGATACAATATATCGTTACTTCTTCAAATTCAATACTGTATAATTTTAACATTGGATTGGCTGACATAAAAGAAAAACGACCAATAAGCGAGTCGACTACAATGATGATATATTCAATGACTAAAACATTCACAGCGGCTGCTGTACTTAAATTAGTTGATGAAAATAAACTCTCTATAGACGATTCCGTTGAAAAATATCTTCCAGAAATTCCATACGGAAATCAGTTAACAATACGTCATTTATTATGCCAAACGTCGGGAATCCCAAATCCTATTCCATTGAAATGGGCTCACTTGGTTGAGGAAGATTCTAGTTATAATGAAGACGCTACATTAAAATTGATTTTGGCTAAGTATCCGAAATTAGATTTCGCTCCTGGAAAGAAATACTCTTATTCAAATATATCTTATTGGATTCTCGGTAAAATAATTGAAGTAGTTTCAGGAATGTCCTATAAGGAATACATGAAATCCCAAATTTTTGCAAAACTAGATTTGCCTAAAAATGATGTTGATTTTGTTATATCGCTGGAATCAAACCATGCCAAAGGTTATCTGAAGAGAATTTCTTTTATGAATCTACTTAAGATATTTGTAATGGATGCAAAATATTTTGGAGATTACGAGGATAGTTGGCTGCATATCAAAAATCATTATTTAAACGGATCCGCTTTTGGTGGAATAGTTTCTTCAGCACAATCGGTGAGTGTTTTTCTCCAAGATCAATTAAAGACTGATTCTGTGTTATTCTCAAAAAAAACAAAAGAATTATTTTACGAACAACAAAAAGACAATGACGGCAAGTTAATTGAAATGGCGCTTGGGTGGCATATTGGGATTATTGATTCTAATAAATTCTATTATAAAGAAGGTGGTGGTGGCGGTTTCCACGGGGAGATGAGAATTTATCCTTCAAAGGGGATTGCTACCGTGGTAATAGCTAATAACACCGAATTTAATGCACGTGCATTTTTGGATGTAGTCGATAGAGAAGTTTTTGAGAAATAA
- a CDS encoding alpha/beta fold hydrolase, which yields MNLLASHIDSLEKIQIGNSEQWIAIRSKKVENPILLFLHGGPGTAQIFFSRKPQKELEDHFIVVNWDQRGAGKSFNSHVRKSDMTIDTFLHDAQELIEYLIKRFSKKKIFLVGHSWGSILGIKLSAARPDLIFAYIGIGQIVDMKEGETISYNYTLQEAIKSKNNKAIRELRKIGLPPYQDLNSAGIQRKWLSAFKGTMRKGNIYKTIFMNMTLSDVSISYIIQFVKGIIFSLENLESEQMNINIMQENPRLDVPVYFCEGRYDYTVPFELVEEYMKILEAPQKKIIWFENSGHLPNFEEVKKFNDFCISLL from the coding sequence ATGAATTTACTAGCTTCACATATCGATTCTCTTGAAAAAATCCAAATTGGAAACTCTGAGCAATGGATTGCTATTAGATCAAAGAAAGTAGAAAATCCAATTTTATTGTTTTTACACGGCGGTCCCGGAACTGCTCAGATCTTCTTTTCTCGAAAGCCTCAGAAAGAATTGGAAGATCATTTTATAGTAGTAAATTGGGATCAAAGAGGGGCAGGAAAATCATTTAATAGTCATGTCCGAAAATCGGACATGACTATAGACACTTTCTTACATGATGCACAAGAGCTAATTGAATATCTAATCAAGAGATTTAGTAAGAAGAAGATTTTCTTAGTAGGGCATTCCTGGGGGAGTATTCTTGGCATAAAACTATCTGCCGCAAGACCCGATTTAATATTCGCATATATTGGAATTGGCCAAATAGTGGATATGAAAGAAGGCGAAACAATATCATACAATTATACTCTTCAAGAAGCTATAAAATCTAAAAATAATAAAGCAATTAGGGAATTAAGAAAGATTGGGCTACCACCATATCAGGATTTAAACTCTGCGGGAATTCAGCGAAAATGGTTATCGGCATTCAAAGGAACGATGCGAAAAGGAAATATATATAAGACAATCTTCATGAATATGACTTTGTCCGATGTTAGCATTTCATATATTATTCAATTTGTTAAAGGGATAATCTTTTCATTGGAAAACTTAGAAAGTGAACAGATGAATATAAATATTATGCAGGAAAACCCGAGACTTGATGTGCCGGTATATTTCTGCGAAGGTAGATATGACTATACGGTTCCTTTTGAGCTTGTGGAAGAATATATGAAAATATTAGAAGCTCCACAAAAAAAGATAATCTGGTTCGAGAATTCTGGTCACCTTCCGAATTTCGAGGAAGTGAAAAAGTTTAACGATTTTTGTATATCGTTGCTATAA